TCAGaatccaagattttttttctctgatctgACATGATGAAGCCTGGCAGATGTGAACGCTCTGATGGTGTTTTTCCATTGCGAGGCCTTGCATTCACGTCCACTACACCAGCCAGCTTGGTTCTAGGTCCAAACCCTGAGAGATGTCAGTTTGATTTCTGGTCTTGACCCGGTTTGAAATAGAGCGTCTGGACCGCTGTGATGTAACTAAGCAAAATTTGCAACAAAACACTCCCAATACAAAGCCTCACTATTGTACCTCATGAAGTGGAAACATATTCAAGTCAAACTAGGCTCTGTGACATTCCCTGGTTACAACTTACTATGAAATCATCAACCGCCGCCTGtctgttaacaaaaaaaagtagttatagaaagtgtttttttcccccaggatCAGACATCTAATTCTCACTTCTTTTGATTTTTACCTCTGGAAAGCTCTGACTCGTCCAGAATCACAGGAGGAGAAActtaaattccattttttcctttataagCGAAGCTGGCCCACTAATATACCCTCACTCATGCAGACATATTTCACCGTATTTCAGCAGGTCACTCTGTTCCCCATAAGACCTTCATCTGGGCCCCAGAGCGCAGATTTCCCCGGCACAGAGCAGCTGTAGAGATGATTCAGTAATGATATTCAGTCACACTGCCAAGTTTAATCTTCTTCCCTCACCAGCCCCAGTCTCTTCACCGGACTCCTCGTAGCTCCTAACTGTCATCCCGCCTATGAAGGATGGTCCGTGCCCTGCCCCAGATCATAGCTCAATAAGCAGCTGCCCTCGTGGTGCTGGTCCAAATGTGTCATGGCTGTGGTCTGGTCACGGTCCCGGCCCACTGCAGCTTGACGAGCTCATTAGCCTAAAGGAAATGGAGTCTTTCCTGCCTGTTAAAAACAAGTAATCTCATTGGAGTTTGGTTTATTCCCCCCCACCACTTAAGTAggtgaaacagttttatttatgtgtgcagTGATCCTCAAACTCACTAAAATTTAATTCCTATGCATTCGTTCATTGGATATTGACAAGTTCAGAGCTCCTGCAGGCATTTCTGTTGCATCTCAAACACTTAAATTCCTGCTATAGCCgtgcaaaaaaatcaatacagctgaGTATCACCGTATTTTTCACAATACCTGTTCTCTAGCCCCTCGTATCAATATGTATCATTTATGCAATTAATTTTTGTATGATGTCTACTTTTTAGTTAATTgggctcattttgtttttactaattGAAATGAGAATTTTTGACTTAAATCGTTTGAAATCATTTTGTCACCTAATTGATCATATATGCTGTATGTTTTATTAGTATACCCAAGTTTTATTCATAAGGTTGTATTATAAGCTTTGTTTATACTTTTCCCCCTCAATATTGCAGTTTATTGTGACAGAACTAATATCATGACCTCTTAATGGTGTTAAGTATGGTGTTGTGCAACCTTTGCCAATACCCACCCCTAAtcaatatttttgtcatttgacaTGTAAactgtttgttgtctttttttggtCTTAGGCTTGAATAGGACTCTGGTCTCAGTCTTGACTTTACCCAGGTCttgacttcattttcatttaaattttacttAGTTgcatacaataaaaatacatagtAAAGAAAACTATAATACTTAAAGAAAGCTCCAAGGGGCTTCATAATCATAAGCACACTCTGTTCATgaaatgacttgacttgaacttGGCTAGACCCAGTCTTCAAATCGACATGAATAAAGTTTTCGGCTCTGCAGCCATGATGCCAGTATTGGTTTGAATTGGTTTATTGGTTTCAAAGCTGTATCACACCAGTCTGATTTGAAATGCGTCCTGTCAATGCAAGAAACACTGGGAGTTACTGTGCATGTTGTGCCTTCCTTTCACAGGTTAATATTGGCTAATTGTTCACGACGCAGACTGTGATGATGAGTTTCTAATGAAAACAGCTTGTTCTTTGTCCCATCTTGCCCTAAAGACAGCAGCTGTTGACAGTGTGGGCTGTACTGTGTTAATAATGATAGTCATGGATGACAGAGCCATTCCCCGGTGACTTTGTGCCAGCACCAGagaatccatccattcatccattagAGAGCCTGTCACTGTTACCTACCACAGACTCTGAGATGTGTCAGTCCCTAATCCTCTTTGTACAGCCGAACACGTAGTCATCATGGTAATTAGTCAAGTCACTTTTGGGCTGTGTAGCCATTAGCCTTTACATGGCTTTCACTGTGCTGATTGTGAAACAGTGCCATGTCAAATTAGCTGCTGTTTCTCTGGGACATCGTAAATGTCTCTTCTGTCACGGTTCTCTGTGAGGGAGAAGATAGAGGCtgtaggatgtttttttttttttttttttagttccttCAACATTAAAACTTTAACCTTTTTTGTAAGAGGTACCAGGTGAATGCTTTTTAAAATCTGCAAATGCCAGAGCCTTCAGTCAGTGTAATTTGTAAAAGTTTGGTTAAAATAGTGCAGCAAGCCTACAAACAGTGAGACTTATACTTTTACTGCTGGAGCAGTAAAACACCCCTTGATGCTGCCTTGATGCTTGAGATTGTCCCCCCTTCTGATTAAatcactttgcttttttttttttttttttttacctgatttCCTTCAGTTCACCTCAACCCTCTTTTGAAGTCTGTTCATTACCTCATATCACTTTGAAAACTCACATATGAAAGTCTTGTCACACTTCACACTGCTCATTTGCATTCAACCTAACAGAACTTCCCTGTGTAGTTACCTTTGGAATGAAGATTTAGTTACTTCAAAGTATTCGTTCTTGaggtgtttccattattttgtttaATCCCCATGTATTTTAACCATCGACACTCACTCTAGAGCTTGGAAATCCATTACCTTACAGCAGCACTTCATATTGAAATCACAGCTGTTTGCATGGATGACTTCTGACTGGAGCTTTACACAGTGCCAGATCTGCTGTACTAGTGCTGGACAATGAAGGAGAAAGGCAGTCTCTTTCCCAGCATCTTTCTATCCCTAGTCAAGCCCCAGGCAAGTGAAGCCACTGATTGTTATGCTGACCTTTCTGCTAATGTCGGTCTGAATGCTCTCTAGTCAAAGGAAGGGGCCGCTTCATTGCTTAAACGAGGCCTCACACTGTGGAGTCAGTGAACTCCAGCCTCCTCCGAGCCTTCACGTCACTTCCCGATGCTTCTCCAGACGGGTTCTGCCGAACTCTGGCTTGCTCTCGGAAAACACAGTCTGTCAGCTGTTTCCTCACATTGGATCTTTTGGAATAGCAACCTAGCAGAAACACAACCGTAAAATACACTCACAGCAGTTCTTCCAGGTCTGTGAATCGATTGGGCTCGGTAGCCCTTTTCTCTGAGCATGACAGTGGCTGTCTCTCATGGATGTTGAGGGTCGGTTTAATTGGGATGAACTGTTTATTGATTTCCCTGAGCTTAGTGTAGTCCACAGGgcctgtgtttctgctttttattCACTTAGCTGCATTTTTTCCGAGGAAGCAATTATGCAAAAGCGAGAGAATCATGGTGGAAAGCTAAAACGATCTGGTGCAGGTGCAAATTTTAGTTAGACTGATGCAGTGGCTTGTTGACAATGTTGGACCAATACTGACCTTTAATTAAAATTAGAAATCAACCATTGTTATCCACTTTAGATATGATGGATTTGTTCAGTTCATATTCAGAATTTATCAATACTGCGCTGGTTGTCTATGGCAAGTCCTTAGCCTGAATGGATTTGAAAGCAGAGTGTTGATCAGTTTCAAGTATAAATGATTagatttattgtcattattattagtagtagtagtggagCAGTCGTCTAGTAATCGGAAAGTTCTTGGTTcaatccccggctcctccagagagtgcATTCAAGTgttcttgagcaaggcactgaacctcTAACCACTCCTgagcagcttggcaccttgcaggGTGCCTTGCATGACAGCCTCAGCCAtcggaatgtgtgtgtgaatgggatAATGTGAGGCAGACATTGTAGAGCGCTCGGTAGACTAGAAAGCGCTGTAGACACATGGGATCAAAGGTTTCCCAGCCTGATAAGAGTTGCattttgtgggaaaaaatacatagttttatttatttatttgctattgtgtttattattattattattattatataattagtagtagtagtagtagtagtagcagtagcagtagcagtatttTACATGAAAATTTTACAATTTGAAGATGTTGAGTCACAAAATGGGCTTCACTCCAAAAAATATCACTATCTGCACTGGCCTTCAAAACTCAGCATAGATCGAATCCCAATTGAAATGGACAATTggcacattttcagttttatgccTTTGAACTATATCATACCCAGTCTTCAAACTACTGAAACAGATCAGGGATCACTGAAGTGTGACCGGCCTCTCGCCTGAAGTCGAccctcatctccctctcccatCCCAGCTCATCTCTGGTCTGCTCCTCAGCGGTGTTATGCGGCGTTAAGCTATCATTCAGCCCTCTTGCCTTATTTCTCCTCCCATGTGATCGATACTGAGAGCTGAACTAAATGAAGACTCAGCTCACTGGAGCAAGCCCATTAGCCCAATCTTCTAAAGGGCTGATAATACAGGGATGATGTGGCTCTCATGGTATTAATGCCTTCTTTGATGTTACAAAGCTGCATCAGATACTGGTTAAGCTCTGGTTGTCAGTAAAGACTTGGCGGGTTAATTGATTTCACTCCCTTAATGGATGGGAAGTGCACAAAAAGCTGTGGATACATTAACATATAGTTGGTGCAAGTCTGGAGAAATATGAGCCAAAACTACAGCTCTTCTGCGAGTATGACATACTACTTCTCAACCatatcttttttctctttcaggaGTCGATTTCAAAATGAAGACACTGTTAATAGATGGTATCAAAGTGCGGATACAGATATGGTAAGATGTCGGCATGATACACCATGTTGGGAGGCTTGTACTATCAGAATAAGGTTAATAAGAATCTTTAATCTTCTGTATTATTGTGATGACACAGATTTTTACATATTACACAACACTACTTATGACAGAGGGGGGCTTCTCTATCTGTTCCCAACGGTAACTGTCATATGTTATGTTATCATAATGTCATTAAtatagaaatgtgtgtgtgtgttttctctagGGATACCGCAGGCCAGGAGAGGTACCAGACCATCACTAAGCAGTACTACAGGCGAGCACAGGTAGTGGAGCTAAACTCTGCCATTCAAGTGATCTGTCACTTGTTAATGTAATATTATTACAAATATAATAAGCGTAACAACTGCATTTGTTCCATCAACTGTAACAAATtcaattttattattaatagcGTTACAGCCTCAGCTGAAAAGAATAAGTTGCTGTCATTCTGATAGAATTTGGATGATTTGGATGGCAAAAAACACAGTTTCCTCCTTCAAATAGTTACTGATGGAGTTTTTCAGTGCTCTACTTTGCCAACTCCGTCTCTTTGACCAGTCAAACAGGTGTATTACATTAAAACTAATTGTGGTTCCTTGATGTAGCTGCCATAAAATGATGAGACCAAGGTAGGGAAAATTGGCAGCCTTTATCTTACACCAGTGGCATTTTTAttgcttgtacacacacacacacacacacacacacacacacaatcactctcTCATTGCTATGCTGCTCTACACAAAATCGCAGAACTTCATccttttaaacatgtttttaaactgCGATTATCTCTACAGTTTTAACACTGccatacacacattttgcatcaaAATGTGCAGCTAcatcctccttttcctctcattgAGATATCTAAGTGATGTCACACACAGTTTTTGAGATAATAAGGTTTAAATGAGGAATCGTGTTGAGGTGTATGAGGCATTCATGTGCTGGATGGAAGTTTCCACATCACACACTCGACAATCAGCTGCcaaacagtatatatatttttttttttaataaaagagcCCACCAAATCACATTGTCCTTTTCTAAAATCCTTTTAATttactctctctgtgttgtaAGGCTTCATTTTTCTTGCAAGGTTTCTCTGATCAGCATTGCCCAAAAAGTCGCTCACTATATCAATAATattttagatttaacatttattatatttaatatttagcagtattttattatgttatccACCCAGCTGCAAAGCATAACTGCTCATGGCAGCTTGGCGTTAAACAGCCTCCACAGGATATAAGCACCTCAGCCACTATGTCTGCTACAGAGCTGgatgctttttttcccatttatcTTACTTTAATTCTGTTCCTTCTACACCTCTGCAGTTTTCATCCCGTGTCTCATTCTCCCACTGtcatttattcacttttttccgACTGTCACTCTCCGTAGCATTCAGCCAGCCTAGTTCCTTCAAAAACTCCTTTGTTCTGGCTAGTGGGCTTGCGGAAAGCTAGCACCCTTATGTTCACCATTTCCCTTTTCTGGCTCCTGTTGCAGAGAGGATATTGCTTCTTATCCATCTCCCTGGTGTCACTCCGAgtacatttgttttctctttgacaTTACTGAAAAGGATCAACATGTTGGAAGTAATCAGCCTTTCACTCCTTGCACCATCTGCCAGTGCTATCTGCTATTTAGGTCTTTTTGCTCTGGTAGAACCGcaccctctttctgttttgtgccataaagcagtcATATTGCAGATTTCCCACTAAGTCTCACCCACTGTCATGCTGCACTAAAATGCAGTGTAGAGGCCATAGAGGCAGACATTTTTCTCTACAAAGTCTCATATGTTTATGGTACACTGTTtcagatttgaaaatgaatgtgatgaTACTATTTGGTGCACCTTTAATTAGTCCCACTGGGATTTTGCAATGTTTCAGTCACAAGAATCAACACAAATTCAAGCAATCCTCTCAGTAATTGTAGACTTAATAATTTTGTCCAATCATGCCTATATTTCTGCATAAAGTGGTCAGTTTGGAAGCTctgttggtgtatgtgtgtgtgtgtgtgtgtttgcctagTCAGACAGAGTGGAAGTGGGGAGAGATGCAGATGTGCTTGTGTCAAAGAGAGTGTAATTTGTATTgtcttattttgatttttttccctgtcatgTTTATTCACTTAGCTTAATGGAGGGTTCttgaaaataaattcaaattttttgccATGACCTTCAATTATCCCTGCAACAGTGACGCCAAATGAGATAAAATACATTGTAATTTgcatcaaaaatacaaaagcagTCATTTTGGCCTGCAGTAGTCCCAGAAAAACCCCGTGAAATCCTTTTGGGACTGTTTAATAGCATCTAGAAATGGAGGaaagttgtgttttgttttgttttgtttttttaacaagattgttcaaagtgcaaaaaaaatgccagttctCATGGGATTTTTTCATCTCTGACCATCGCTTCTCCTCAGGGAATCTTCCTGGTGTATGACATTACAAGTGAACGATCCTTCCAACACATCATGAAGTGGGCCAGTGATGTGGACGAGGTACATTCACAGATTTGGGATTTGAGAATTAGATGTCATGCATGAGCCACGATGGAAAACAACCAAGAggcattttcctttttattgtaGAAAGGGCACATTTGTCAGAACTACTTACTGGGCTAAGGCATAAGGGTGACATAGGACAGATGACTTATGCAGCATTATATGAAGCACCTTGATTTGAAATGTAATAATTACAGATATTGCTCTTGCTATACCTGTGACAGAACATTTTGTCTATGTTTTCAAAATACACTGACCTCATTCATAAAACAAGATGATAAGaacatgtttttcctctggCAGTGCTTTCTTTCTACTGGCCTTGAGTCTCCATAAAGCACTCCTCTGACTGTCCTGCTTCCCCCAGTCATTTCCCAGATGATTCTCTTCTATTAATTTTGTCATTATGGACGTAATTTCCTAGATGGGTCTGTCTGAATATACTGTATCTATCTTGGCATGCTTCCCACTTACTTTTAATCTGGGTCTCATTTCCTGCTTTTCCCATATTCCCTCCCCACGGCATTCTCTTGACATTTGaatctctgtctccctctccctctcgctttctgtcttgctgtcactgcctgtctgcatcattttgtctctttcattctttcccCTCCCCTGTAAATTACCCTCCTTTCTCTCGTACTCCCATTGCAAACTCCTGCAGTATGCTCCCGACAAAGTCCAGAAGATCCTAGTAGGGAACAAGTCAGATGAGGTGGACAAGAGGCAGGTGGCCACTGAGCAGGGTAATAAGGTGAGTCAGTGACTGGCTGGctgttgtcactgttttttgGGTCTCCAGGCCTCATATAAACTCTGAGACACTTTTCAAATTGATTTCATTTAGTTAATTTTTCAGTAGCTggattgttgctgttgtcatcGTTGTCTGTCTTCCAGCTGGCCAAAGCTTACGGAATGGACTTTTTTGAGACAAGTGCCTTCACCAACCATAATATAACAGAGGTGAGGGCTGCTCTGACTGCTGCATAACCCTTGGAGAGTCATTGCTGAGAGAGATCTCATGACCAATAATGACCATGTGTAGTAACAAGATCTGAGCATTGCATGCAGTCATAATGACATCATGTAAGGAAATGACTTGATTGTCTGACCATGTGCAtcttgtctctcttcctcttgccttcctcctcctttaccACTGTGCCTGTGATGTTACTCCCCCAGACTTTCACACGATTGGCTGAGCTGGTGCTTGCAGCCAATAGAAAGGACCTGGATCTCCTCCGGACGTCCATCAACGACGAGCTGAACCTcaccaccctggaggaagaggagggactCTGTGACGCCGCGGCAGCTGACCAAAACAAGGGCTGCTGGTGTTAAAAAAGTACCTTGACTTGAAGTTTAGTTAAATGTGTGTCTTCTCCAGACAGTTGGTGCATTTTTGGGGTAAAAAGGTTTCTCTTCCTCTTAGGTGGGGAAATAAGAGGTGCAGTTTAGCAATTTAGACTTAAGAGGAAACTTTTCCCCACAAAGTGCCAAGTGTTTGGTAAAGAAACTTAACCAACTGAAAGTCAAAATGTGAAAGTGTCCGCTTGTGGGAATGCTCAGCGGCTAAAGCACTAACCTGCTGTTCAACACGTGAACACATACAGTCTCAATCCGTTCACATACATCTGAAAAGAATGGAATACAACAATACGGCCTTGTTGAAAGCTACTGAAGATATTTGACAGCTTTTCGAAAATTTGTACAATAGTCTTGAAGTAGAGGGTAGTGGAGGTTTAGAATTGCCCACTAGTGACTTTTCATAATGTTGTATTTCAAATATTGATTTCCAGACATTTGCTTTGCAAATCGATAATGCGATTGATTTCATTTGGTCTTCGTCCACCCCTTTGGTTATTTACCTTTTTGTAGCTAATAGTGCTCATCTACCGTCTTTCTACTATTGTATGCATTAGATGTGGTCTTAGAATTAGCCACAAGAGGGTGCTACATGCATTGCAGAAACAGTAGACATACCAGAGAGCTGTTCAGTGATGCTagtacactgtttttttgtttgttttgtggttgCATGTGGCTATCTTTGAGATGACAGATGACCTAAACATATGCAGTcgttttatttttcacagttttcatgCAAACTTGAGCAACACAAGCAGATACACAGCTGGTAATCTTAGTCATCCATATAGGGTCACACGTACATTCAAATAATTAGCATAATTCAAGCATACTATTTACAATTGTTATTTGAGAGATGCAGTGAATCAAAAGTGATTCCACTGCCCTGTGACAGAAgagaatatatttatttttcattttatacacaGAATACGACTTGTTTAGAGCAGAAAATACATTATTCCATGGTAATCACAGTTGGTACTTTGACTGGTACATGATCCATAGCATTGTACATACAAGGTTTTTGAGAGCATCCTGGGTTGTTAGAATCATGAACATAGGACATGAATTTAATGTATTACCATTAGAGGGCTGTATAAAAATGTCCACAGTGATATAGATGGTCTAAAATGTTCCGTCTGTGACTATACTGTCTCTTGGTCATTCTGTTcttttgcactattttttttttcttcttttttttcttttttacagagTACTGTGGAGTTccatttaaatatgtttttctcttttttttttttttttccagatttagCAAGGGACAAGCGAGAAATTTGCATGCAATCCCAGTcttctttaatttcttttattgCAACTTCAGTGAAGTTAATAATCAACTGACCGTAATACAAGTATAGCATTTGACCAGAGTTGCCTGTTGGAGACTTATACAGACTGAAGATCATACAACTAACTTTGGCTAAATTTTTTTGCAACTTACTGTTACTCAATGCTATTCAAAACAACTGTTTATGTGTGCAAATGAAACGGCAGTATGTTGTACTGAATGATATTCTGGACTATGCTCTAGATACTTAATGTATCTGTGTTGTTTGATgaactttttctctttcttttagaCTACTTGAATTGTATTTGTGGAAATATATTATGTGCGACATGTAAAATGCAACATGTTATTCTTGAAAAAGAGATGTCAAATGTTTATGATTAAATACTTGCAGATAAATGACTGTGCTAATAGGTCTTATTGTTTGTATGGAAAACCAAGAAACTGAAAGGTGTCACATGAAACAGACTGCATCATAtcagaaacaaaatcacattatttGCCATGCATAGTTAACCTTAAGTGAAATTTAAGGAATTTATCCAGaaattaatgacattttaagtAATGTAACATGGTACTAGGAGAACAGGACAAAGACACAACATAAATCAGTGCTAAGGAGAGTGCATTCCCcccacatttttacattaaacACCCAGGTCATATGACTTCATCCAGCATGAAATGCAGTATGATACCGCAGCTAAATGTGTAGAAACAAGCATGAACCATGCACATGACACCTATATGATGTATTTATCAGAACAGCGGCGATACAGTCACAGACTGGACATGCTGCAGGGAAACTACTGGAAAAATGGTTTACAGTCATTTTAATATAATTGCATACTAATTAAGGCAGGCTGACTAagagcacattttcatttccagcACATGGGCATCAGTTCACTAAATCCTGAGCTATGCCAAAATGTCTGAATTGGAACCAAACTTCACTTTTATGATGTCAGTGAGTGGCAAAACATTATTTAGCCACTGTGATAAATTATTTCATGTATGTCATCAAATTATCAACTTAGGGACATCAATGTCATTTCTCACAGTTGTGAACTTTGCGCTTACAGTGATGGAGACTTCAAGATCAGATTTGCAGTAACTTATGCTGAACAACAGCATAAATTAGTCAAAACCCTTGTCGATAAGCACTTACTG
The genomic region above belongs to Myripristis murdjan chromosome 24, fMyrMur1.1, whole genome shotgun sequence and contains:
- the rab15 gene encoding ras-related protein Rab-15 produces the protein MAKQYDVLFRLLLLGDSGVGKTCLLCRFTDNEFHPSHISTIGVDFKMKTLLIDGIKVRIQIWDTAGQERYQTITKQYYRRAQGIFLVYDITSERSFQHIMKWASDVDEYAPDKVQKILVGNKSDEVDKRQVATEQGNKLAKAYGMDFFETSAFTNHNITETFTRLAELVLAANRKDLDLLRTSINDELNLTTLEEEEGLCDAAAADQNKGCWC